In one window of Hyla sarda isolate aHylSar1 chromosome 1, aHylSar1.hap1, whole genome shotgun sequence DNA:
- the FGB gene encoding fibrinogen beta chain, with protein MNIEIQLASPPPARNLPKTKEDLQRDLGLQEDTAVAKTSETVDARGHRPLSPGQRLAPTRRPPPPPVGGSTYRGRPTKAPVTGKKKEAEVYPDKGGCKHLQEELGVLCPTGCELRTGLLKQERNVKNSVSLIRPSLESLSHSSTNIYKYASLLGDKVKERQELNKGNENVINEYNVDLEEQYNYIKENVDTNIPSNIRILRQVLENLRSKIQKLEATISSQVENCRTPCTTTCNIPVVSGKECEEVFRKGGETSEMYLIQPDGFFRPYKVYCDMTTQDGGWTLIQNRQDGSVNFGRPWDGYKNGFGNIAFSGDKKVCDTPGEYWLGNERISQLTNLGPTEALIEMEDWDGNKVSAKYTSFTVQNEANKYQLSVSGYQGNAGNALLEGASELRGENRTMTIHNGMFFSTHDRDNDGWLHSDPNKQCAKEDGGGWWYNRCHSANPNGRYYWGGHYTYDMAKHGTDDGVVWMNWKRSWYSMKRMSIKIRPYFTS; from the exons ATGAATATTGAAATCCAGCTGGCGAgcccgcctccagcgcgcaatttACCGAAGACAaaagaggatcttcagagggacttaggactgcag GAAGATACAGCAGTGGCAAAG ACCTCAGAAACGGTTGATGCAAGAGGACACAGGCCACTCTCTCCAGGACAGAGACTAGCTCCAACCAGGAGACCTCCTCCACCACCAGTTGGTGGAAGTACCTACAGAGGGCGTCCAACAAAAGCTCCAGTCACAGGAAAGAAGAAAGAAGCCGAAGTGTATCCTGACAAGGGAGGATGTAAACATCTACAGGAAGAGTTG GGAGTGTTATGTCCCACTGGTTGTGAATTGCGTACTGGTCTTCTAAAACAAGAGAGGAATGTCAAAAACTCTGTGTCTCTCATTCGTCCCTCGCTGGAGTCACTGTCTCATTCATCAACCAATATATACAAGTATGCCTCTCTCCTAGGAGACAAAGTCAAAGAACGGCAGGAACTTAACAAAG GAAATGAGAATGTTATTAATGAATACAATGTAGACCTGGAAGAACAGTACAATTATATCAAGGAGAATGTAGATACCAATATTCCATCTAACATCCGCATCCTCCGCCAAGTCCTAGAGAATCTAAGATCCAAAATCCAGAAACTAGAAGCCACAATTTCCTCCCAGGTGGAGAACTGCAGAACTCCTTGTACTACAACTTGCAACATTCCAGTGGTATCTGGCAAAG AGTGTGAAGAAGTCTTTAGGAAAGGTGGTGAGACATCAGAGATGTATCTCATACAGCCAGATGGATTCTTCAGACCATACAAAGTTTATTGTGATATGACCACACAAGATGGCG gatgGACATTGATCCAGAACAGACAAGATGGCAGTGTTAACTTTGGAAGACCATGGGATGGCTATAAAAATGGATTCGGAAATATTGCTTTTAGTGGAGACAAAAAAGTCTGTGATACACCAG GTGAATACTGGCTGGGCAATGAGAGAATTAGCCAGCTTACTAACCTTGGGCCCACCGAAGCTTTGATTGAAATGGAAGACTGGGATGGCAACAAAGTTTCAGCCAAGTACACTAGTTTCACCGTGCAGAATGAAGCAAATAAATATCAGCTCTCTGTCAGTGGCTATCAGGGTAATGCTGGAAATGCTCTCTTGGAAGGCGCTTCAGAACTGAGGGGAGAAAACAGAACCATGACAATACATAATGGCATGTTTTTCAGTACACACGACAGAGATAATGATGGCTG GTTGCACTCAGATCCAAACAAACAGTGCGCCAAAGAAGATGGTGGTGGTTGGTGGTATAACAGATGCCACTCTGCTAATCCAAATGGCAGATATTACTGGGGAGGACATTACACATATGATATGGCAAAACATGGCACAGATGATGGTGTTGTATGGATGAACTGGAAAAGATCCTGGTATTCAATGAAGAGGATGAGCATAAAAATCCGCCCATACTTCACCAGTTAA